From Pedobacter indicus, a single genomic window includes:
- a CDS encoding FAD-dependent oxidoreductase, which produces MKKIIFIICVLFMFSCNGEKEEKVIEVDICVYGGSSAGIIAAYTAKMQGKSVIIIEPGTHLGGLTTGGLGATDIGNKYAITGLAKDFYRRVGQYYDKFEQWTFEPHVASQVYDDLIAKADLDIRTNRRLLNVNKEGEWIREITLEDAGNPNGSVVQRVKAKMFIDCTYEGDLMAKAGVSYAVGREANDQYGETFNGVQLLEIHQFNDGIDPYVVPGDPNSGLLWGISSDTLAPHGSGDKKIQAYNFRLALTQDKDKLIPFSRPDNYNPDHYELLARVIKDEKWTTIHSNLHRDTLENGEINYRHSGGFLIKDMPNGITDFNNFGAFSTDMIGANYEYPEGDYKKREEIWKAHEDYTKGLLYFLSHDERVPEHIRNEMRTWGYSKNEFKNHNGFSSQLYIREARRMIGELVMTQKHCEREEVVEDYVGMAAYGMDSHNCQRIVVNGMVKNEGDVQKPVAGPYPISYRAITPKAEECKNLLVPVCVSASHIAFGSIRMEPVFMVLGQSAATAAVFAIDGNTAVQDVDVSALQVELRDNPLVDGTRPDILLDNDDAEGITLKGNWEKLRGGYGPNQLLAKPSDKIVSAQFTPEIPEAGEYEIFVFMTKNARRTSGTEYTVFDGANKNDLVFETKSIKELGLSASEWVSLGTYKLPEGQTSYVEVSNRNADGIVTADAIIWKPLVTNK; this is translated from the coding sequence ATGAAAAAAATAATTTTTATTATCTGTGTACTATTCATGTTTTCCTGTAATGGCGAGAAAGAGGAGAAGGTCATCGAAGTGGATATTTGTGTTTATGGAGGAAGTTCTGCCGGTATCATTGCTGCTTATACAGCAAAGATGCAGGGTAAGTCTGTCATTATCATTGAACCGGGAACTCACCTGGGGGGCTTGACTACAGGGGGACTGGGTGCTACGGATATTGGGAATAAGTACGCGATTACGGGATTGGCGAAAGACTTCTATCGAAGGGTGGGGCAGTACTATGATAAGTTTGAACAATGGACTTTTGAGCCTCATGTAGCCAGTCAGGTTTACGATGATTTGATTGCCAAAGCAGACTTGGATATCCGCACAAACAGACGCCTTTTGAATGTGAATAAGGAAGGTGAATGGATTAGAGAGATCACATTGGAGGATGCAGGAAACCCAAATGGATCAGTCGTGCAGCGTGTAAAGGCGAAAATGTTTATAGACTGTACGTATGAGGGGGATCTAATGGCTAAAGCCGGAGTTTCTTATGCGGTTGGTAGGGAAGCCAATGATCAGTACGGAGAGACTTTTAATGGGGTTCAATTGTTGGAAATTCATCAATTTAATGACGGAATTGATCCCTATGTCGTTCCAGGCGATCCGAACAGCGGCTTGCTTTGGGGTATTAGTTCGGATACGCTTGCGCCACATGGATCAGGGGATAAGAAAATACAAGCGTATAATTTCCGATTGGCGCTTACGCAGGATAAAGATAAGTTAATCCCTTTTAGTCGCCCGGATAACTATAACCCGGATCATTATGAATTATTGGCGCGGGTTATAAAAGATGAAAAGTGGACGACAATTCACAGCAATCTGCACAGGGATACGCTCGAAAATGGAGAGATAAATTATCGGCATTCGGGCGGTTTCTTGATCAAGGATATGCCGAATGGGATCACGGACTTTAACAATTTTGGTGCATTTTCAACTGATATGATCGGTGCGAATTACGAGTATCCGGAAGGCGATTACAAAAAGCGAGAGGAGATATGGAAAGCTCATGAAGACTATACCAAAGGGCTGTTATATTTCTTGAGTCATGACGAGCGTGTGCCGGAACATATTCGAAACGAAATGCGTACCTGGGGATATTCGAAGAACGAGTTTAAGAATCATAACGGTTTTTCGAGTCAGTTATATATCCGGGAGGCGAGAAGGATGATAGGCGAATTGGTGATGACACAAAAACATTGTGAGCGGGAAGAAGTAGTAGAAGATTATGTGGGAATGGCCGCTTATGGGATGGATTCTCATAATTGTCAGCGCATTGTGGTCAATGGTATGGTGAAGAATGAAGGCGATGTTCAAAAACCTGTCGCTGGACCGTATCCTATTTCTTATCGTGCAATTACACCGAAAGCTGAAGAATGTAAGAACCTGCTTGTCCCAGTCTGCGTCTCGGCTTCGCATATTGCTTTTGGCTCTATCAGAATGGAGCCTGTGTTTATGGTACTGGGGCAATCAGCCGCAACGGCTGCTGTTTTCGCGATCGACGGAAATACGGCCGTACAGGATGTGGACGTGTCTGCATTGCAAGTGGAACTTCGGGATAACCCGTTGGTCGATGGAACACGACCTGATATCCTGCTGGATAACGATGACGCGGAAGGGATTACTCTCAAGGGCAACTGGGAAAAACTCAGAGGAGGTTATGGTCCGAATCAATTGCTGGCCAAGCCTTCTGATAAAATTGTCAGCGCACAATTTACGCCAGAAATACCCGAGGCTGGAGAGTATGAAATCTTTGTGTTTATGACAAAGAATGCGCGGAGAACAAGCGGAACCGAATATACTGTCTTTGACGGAGCTAATAAAAATGATCTGGTTTTTGAAACGAAATCGATCAAAGAGTTGGGTTTATCGGCCAGTGAATGGGTAAGTCTAGGAACCTACAAGCTTCCGGAGGGACAAACCTCCTACGTTGAAGTATCAAATAGAAATGCAGATGGGATCGTTACAGCAGACGCGATCATCTGGAAACCTTTAGTTACGAACAAATAA
- a CDS encoding RagB/SusD family nutrient uptake outer membrane protein: MKTRLYTYIIISCCLIMAACNKEYLERFPLDSPSDETFLTNEAELDMAVTGAYNGLWYHPSGISIPFAITFDYASDIGWERNTTDLQALGLGVVDSDNGFTGGFWTAFYRGIARCNNILDKAEPLKEVVPEDTYNRLIAETRFLRAYYYFYLNELYGGVPLITKTVSLAESQTPRNTKEEVTDFVISELDAIIPNLLAETKSINKGRANQGAALALKSRAALYNERWQEAADAAQAIMNSGTYQLHPKFDELFLYDGQNSNEIIFAVQYMKGLQVHPIPAQFYSRIAKGFSNKIPVQTLVDSYECTDGLAIDKSPLYDPKKPFANRDPRLNYTIVLPQTRYINYMFETHPDSLMTWNYNTTPPTRVSNTDVTNAYATFSGYLWRKYADLADKDDPSNSEINVTLFRYAEVLLNYAEAKVELNQIDQTVYDAINAVRQRPSVEMPPIAPGKSQQDLRYIIRKERKYEFAAEGLRFFDIRRWNIAHEVMPGKLLGRVRDAFLTSAPRIDENGTPHYENVSNSGQMRVIETRIFNKDRDYLWPIPRLETEVNTTLVQNPGY, encoded by the coding sequence ATGAAAACTAGGTTATATACATATATTATCATAAGCTGTTGTCTGATTATGGCAGCATGTAATAAGGAATATCTTGAGCGGTTCCCCTTAGATAGCCCGTCAGATGAGACGTTTTTGACGAATGAAGCGGAGCTTGACATGGCGGTAACAGGAGCATATAATGGACTTTGGTATCACCCGAGTGGGATTTCAATACCGTTTGCAATAACTTTTGACTATGCATCTGACATTGGCTGGGAACGGAACACGACAGATCTTCAAGCATTGGGTTTGGGGGTGGTAGATTCTGACAATGGGTTTACCGGTGGCTTTTGGACAGCTTTTTATCGAGGTATCGCACGTTGCAATAATATACTCGACAAAGCTGAGCCTTTAAAAGAAGTCGTGCCGGAGGATACCTACAATCGTTTGATCGCAGAGACAAGATTCCTGCGCGCTTATTATTATTTTTACTTGAATGAATTGTATGGAGGCGTACCTCTAATAACAAAAACGGTTTCATTGGCTGAATCGCAAACCCCGCGGAATACAAAAGAGGAAGTTACAGATTTTGTTATTTCTGAATTGGACGCAATCATCCCAAATTTACTTGCTGAGACAAAAAGTATAAACAAGGGCAGAGCAAATCAGGGTGCTGCTTTGGCGCTCAAGTCACGAGCGGCATTATATAACGAGCGATGGCAAGAGGCTGCAGATGCAGCACAAGCGATTATGAATAGTGGCACCTATCAGCTGCATCCAAAATTCGACGAGCTTTTCTTGTATGATGGACAGAATTCTAATGAGATTATCTTTGCTGTGCAGTATATGAAAGGCCTACAGGTTCATCCAATCCCGGCTCAGTTTTATTCGCGCATAGCAAAAGGTTTCTCTAACAAAATTCCTGTTCAGACTTTGGTAGACTCGTATGAATGTACGGACGGGCTAGCAATTGATAAATCGCCATTATACGACCCGAAAAAACCGTTTGCAAATAGGGATCCACGGTTGAATTATACGATTGTTTTACCACAAACCAGGTATATCAATTATATGTTCGAAACGCACCCGGATAGTCTGATGACTTGGAATTATAACACGACACCACCGACTAGGGTGTCAAATACGGATGTTACAAACGCTTACGCAACGTTCTCGGGTTATTTATGGCGAAAATATGCGGATTTGGCCGACAAAGATGACCCGAGTAACTCGGAAATCAATGTCACGCTGTTTCGCTACGCCGAGGTTCTGCTAAATTATGCGGAGGCAAAAGTGGAGCTCAACCAGATCGATCAAACGGTATACGATGCTATAAATGCCGTTCGCCAGCGCCCGTCTGTCGAAATGCCACCTATTGCACCTGGAAAGAGTCAACAGGATCTGAGGTATATTATAAGAAAAGAACGAAAGTATGAATTTGCTGCTGAAGGTCTTCGTTTTTTCGATATCCGTCGGTGGAACATCGCGCATGAGGTAATGCCTGGTAAATTGTTGGGAAGGGTACGGGACGCGTTTTTAACGAGTGCGCCGCGGATCGATGAAAATGGAACACCTCATTATGAGAATGTTTCAAATAGTGGGCAGATGCGTGTAATCGAAACACGAATCTTTAATAAGGACCGAGATTATTTATGGCCGATTCCTAGGTTGGAAACAGAGGTTAATACGACTTTGGTTCAAAATCCGGGTTACTAA
- a CDS encoding TonB-dependent receptor, giving the protein MYLKATYLLILISCFQLRAETFSQTLTLKTKSISLEKAFKFLEKESDYVVLYDYKEVASLKPIKLNVTNADVKEYLHAVLDERSFVYTIEDKTILIRSKKKDLSNVKTYTPVAERKEIQQLRVTGVVVDQEGVPLPGVSVTETGSSLGTSTNESGEFELTVSSQQVTLQFSLLGYGTVEEAFTSGVPKKVSLKSTVSGLEEVVVVGYGVQKKVNLTGAVSVVKGEELARKPVGQTSAALQGAVPGLTVRQQSGQPGRDNGHLLIRGVGTMGNGMGPLVLVDGVETNINNVDPNEIESISVLKDAASAAIYGSRAAGGVILVTTKRANELGFSVGYDTYGGWQVPTDMTNMVNGLDHMNLINEAYTNTGRSPLYSDAVIEEYAAGRATNPDRYPDTDWSDLTMNNSGFMQSHHLGISSASEKLRVLGSLGYLDQDGIIPNTNFKRYSFRLNTDLKLTEKLSTAMDLYLLRTDLVEPSSGTASVFHWMRRIPANQAGLLSTGQYGEGWNGDNPIAKSRDGGLNLVSPLSSIINLDIKYKPVEWLTANLVYSPKYEISHNKSFAEIIQTYNWDGTESYAKPTKNSLSESYSKYWYNNIRALLTFDKALTEDHHLTVLGGFQQEDQKNNSLSAYREVFLLPQYQEIDAGNKENERTGGNASHWALRSFFGRINYNYQEKYLFEANARYDGSSRFGTNNKYAFFPSFSAGWRMSQESFLQGSNVISDLKIRASWGRLGNQDIGLYPFAAFVTIGGNNYVFDDRIYTGAALNKMANPDIRWETTTVSDIGIDMVLWSRLSITADYYYRKTTDILLELDIPKSIGLGAPFQNAGVVENRGWDVSLGYNNQIGDFRYNLTVNVSDVKNKVLDMRGVARTGLQVNHEGYPINSLYGYEAIGLFESEEDVSSHATQFGNLAPGDIKYKDQNGDGVINSEDEIIMGSHLPRYSYSGNIDLAYKGLDFSLFLQGVGKGVGYLYGQGIMPFYEGGTVQEQHKDRWTPDNTDAAFPRLAFNETNNIQNSTFWMKNAAYLRVKNVQLGYTVPLPANVKAHIKNLRVYASGQNLFTFDKFWEGYDPEGPVGNGSWYPQMKVYTIGLNVKF; this is encoded by the coding sequence ATGTATTTAAAAGCGACTTATCTTTTGATATTGATATCGTGCTTTCAGCTCCGTGCGGAGACATTCTCGCAAACCCTAACACTGAAAACAAAGTCGATAAGCTTAGAAAAAGCATTTAAATTTTTGGAAAAAGAGAGCGATTATGTAGTTCTATATGACTATAAGGAGGTTGCCAGCTTAAAGCCGATAAAATTGAACGTAACGAATGCGGATGTCAAGGAGTATCTTCATGCAGTTTTAGATGAACGCTCATTTGTCTATACAATTGAAGATAAAACAATCCTTATTCGATCAAAGAAAAAAGACCTGAGTAATGTGAAGACTTATACGCCTGTTGCTGAAAGAAAAGAAATTCAACAGTTGCGGGTGACGGGTGTCGTGGTGGATCAGGAGGGTGTGCCTCTTCCGGGGGTGTCTGTGACGGAGACTGGGAGTTCATTGGGTACGTCAACTAATGAGTCAGGAGAATTTGAATTAACGGTATCTTCACAGCAAGTGACATTGCAGTTTTCTCTTCTGGGTTATGGAACAGTTGAGGAGGCTTTTACAAGTGGTGTTCCGAAAAAGGTTAGTTTGAAGTCGACAGTCAGCGGGTTAGAAGAGGTGGTTGTTGTGGGTTATGGTGTGCAGAAGAAAGTGAATCTGACGGGTGCTGTTTCTGTAGTGAAAGGCGAAGAATTGGCGAGGAAACCGGTAGGGCAGACATCAGCAGCGTTGCAGGGAGCGGTTCCGGGATTGACGGTCAGACAACAATCTGGCCAACCGGGTCGTGACAATGGGCATTTATTGATTCGGGGTGTAGGGACGATGGGAAATGGAATGGGCCCCTTGGTATTGGTAGACGGAGTGGAGACCAATATCAATAATGTTGACCCAAATGAAATTGAAAGTATTTCTGTCTTGAAAGACGCAGCGTCGGCCGCAATTTATGGTTCACGGGCAGCAGGCGGTGTGATTTTGGTAACAACGAAACGGGCCAATGAATTAGGCTTTTCGGTAGGTTATGATACTTACGGGGGATGGCAAGTACCGACCGATATGACCAATATGGTGAATGGCTTGGATCATATGAACTTAATCAATGAAGCTTACACCAATACAGGTCGTAGTCCATTGTATTCTGACGCTGTGATCGAAGAGTATGCAGCAGGTCGCGCGACCAATCCTGACCGTTATCCGGATACGGATTGGAGCGATTTGACAATGAATAATAGTGGCTTTATGCAGAGCCATCATTTAGGTATTAGTTCGGCGAGTGAAAAGCTACGGGTTCTAGGTTCTTTAGGCTACCTCGATCAAGATGGTATTATTCCGAATACTAATTTTAAGCGCTACAGCTTTCGCTTAAACACCGATTTAAAGTTAACGGAGAAACTTAGCACGGCGATGGACCTTTACTTATTGAGAACCGATTTGGTGGAACCTTCATCGGGGACGGCAAGTGTTTTCCACTGGATGCGGAGAATCCCTGCTAATCAGGCTGGTTTACTGTCGACCGGACAATATGGTGAGGGCTGGAACGGTGATAACCCAATTGCAAAATCGCGAGATGGTGGACTAAACCTTGTTTCGCCGCTTAGTTCGATTATTAATTTGGATATCAAATATAAACCAGTAGAATGGTTAACAGCTAACCTGGTTTATTCGCCGAAATACGAAATAAGTCATAATAAGTCATTCGCAGAGATTATCCAAACCTACAACTGGGACGGTACGGAGAGCTATGCTAAGCCAACTAAAAATTCATTGTCGGAAAGCTATAGTAAATATTGGTATAATAATATTCGTGCGCTCCTTACATTTGATAAGGCTTTGACTGAAGATCATCATTTGACTGTATTAGGAGGCTTTCAACAAGAAGATCAAAAGAATAATTCACTATCAGCATATAGGGAGGTTTTTCTCTTACCACAATATCAAGAAATCGATGCCGGGAATAAAGAAAATGAAAGAACTGGTGGAAATGCGTCGCATTGGGCTTTGAGATCTTTCTTTGGTAGAATCAATTATAATTATCAGGAAAAATACCTCTTTGAGGCGAATGCGAGGTACGATGGATCTTCACGCTTTGGTACTAATAATAAATATGCATTCTTTCCTTCATTTTCTGCTGGGTGGAGGATGTCTCAAGAATCTTTTCTACAAGGATCGAACGTAATTAGTGATCTTAAGATCAGAGCTTCGTGGGGTCGTTTAGGAAATCAGGATATCGGTCTTTATCCTTTTGCGGCATTCGTGACAATTGGAGGGAATAATTATGTTTTCGATGACCGGATTTATACAGGTGCTGCGCTTAATAAAATGGCTAATCCAGATATTCGTTGGGAAACAACAACGGTTTCGGATATCGGTATCGACATGGTTCTTTGGTCACGATTAAGTATCACTGCTGATTACTATTACCGCAAGACGACCGATATTTTATTGGAATTAGATATTCCAAAATCGATTGGGCTCGGTGCACCTTTTCAAAATGCAGGTGTGGTAGAAAACAGAGGGTGGGATGTTTCACTTGGCTATAACAACCAGATCGGTGATTTTAGGTATAACCTGACTGTGAATGTATCGGATGTGAAAAACAAAGTATTAGATATGAGGGGTGTAGCTCGTACAGGCTTACAAGTGAACCATGAAGGCTATCCGATTAATTCGTTATACGGTTACGAGGCAATTGGGCTTTTTGAATCAGAGGAAGATGTGAGTAGCCACGCAACTCAGTTTGGTAATTTGGCGCCGGGCGACATCAAGTACAAAGATCAGAACGGGGATGGGGTAATAAACAGCGAGGATGAAATTATCATGGGTAGTCATTTGCCACGCTATTCGTATAGCGGAAACATCGATTTGGCTTATAAAGGACTTGATTTCTCGTTGTTCCTGCAAGGCGTTGGTAAGGGTGTCGGCTATCTTTACGGGCAAGGTATTATGCCGTTTTATGAAGGTGGAACTGTTCAGGAACAACATAAAGACCGATGGACGCCCGATAATACTGATGCTGCTTTCCCACGCTTGGCATTTAACGAGACAAATAACATTCAGAATTCAACATTTTGGATGAAAAATGCTGCTTATCTGCGCGTTAAGAATGTACAGCTTGGTTACACTGTCCCGTTACCAGCAAATGTGAAAGCTCATATCAAAAATCTTCGGGTGTATGCGAGCGGACAGAACTTGTTCACGTTTGATAAGTTTTGGGAAGGCTATGATCCGGAAGGGCCAGTAGGTAATGGGAGCTGGTACCCGCAGATGAAGGTGTACACGATCGGTCTAAATGTAAAATTCTAA
- a CDS encoding FecR family protein produces MSEQTKIKELLERFVNNKLTLKELKELLSLTDGLEHDELNVLIKDTLDNSESNGIDDFYVEERVLHLQQKIQSIIQTENPEEQSKSPFYKKSWFYIAATLAAFFMFCYWFVHEQRDMPLAAESFAYDAMPGTDKAIISVDGEEYELSSEKKNVVFSKDSLFYGDGTPILATRESKTLKIVTPYGGQYQLTLGDGTKVWLNAGSELTYKSNFGRDERSVSVKGEVYFDVVENKNMPFYVINDDQRIKVLGTAFNVKAYPGDNQVTTTLERGALEIKSNSQTHLLKPNQQLIVDTETKTSEMLHVDAKDVLSWKEGVFNLQGLSLEECMKVISRWYNIDVYYDGPIPEITLGGKMGRGVRLSTFLHFLQDNFEISAEMPSEGKLIIKSI; encoded by the coding sequence GTGAGTGAACAAACAAAGATAAAAGAGCTATTAGAACGCTTCGTTAATAACAAGTTGACGTTAAAAGAATTGAAAGAATTACTTTCATTAACGGATGGCTTGGAACACGATGAGCTCAATGTATTGATTAAGGATACATTGGATAATAGTGAGTCAAACGGAATTGATGATTTTTATGTCGAAGAGCGGGTTCTCCACCTGCAACAGAAAATTCAATCAATCATTCAGACCGAAAATCCCGAAGAGCAAAGTAAATCCCCATTTTATAAGAAGTCCTGGTTTTACATAGCTGCTACGCTAGCCGCATTTTTTATGTTTTGCTATTGGTTTGTACATGAACAGCGCGATATGCCACTTGCTGCAGAGAGCTTTGCCTATGACGCGATGCCGGGAACGGATAAAGCGATCATTTCCGTCGATGGAGAAGAATATGAACTGAGTTCGGAAAAGAAAAATGTTGTCTTTTCAAAAGATAGCTTATTCTATGGAGACGGGACGCCGATCTTGGCCACGAGGGAATCGAAGACTTTAAAGATTGTTACCCCCTATGGCGGGCAATATCAACTTACTTTGGGTGATGGTACCAAAGTATGGCTGAATGCGGGAAGTGAACTGACCTATAAATCAAATTTTGGTAGGGATGAACGTTCCGTATCTGTCAAAGGAGAGGTTTACTTTGATGTTGTTGAGAATAAAAACATGCCTTTTTATGTGATAAACGACGATCAAAGAATTAAAGTATTGGGTACAGCTTTTAATGTCAAAGCGTATCCTGGTGATAATCAGGTTACAACAACATTGGAACGAGGGGCTCTCGAGATTAAATCAAATTCTCAGACCCACCTGCTGAAACCGAATCAGCAATTGATTGTGGATACCGAAACAAAGACGTCTGAGATGTTACATGTGGATGCCAAAGATGTTCTTTCGTGGAAAGAAGGGGTGTTCAATCTACAGGGTTTAAGTTTGGAAGAATGTATGAAGGTAATAAGCAGATGGTACAATATTGATGTTTATTACGATGGGCCTATACCTGAGATTACATTGGGTGGAAAAATGGGAAGGGGTGTTAGGTTGTCAACGTTCTTGCATTTTTTGCAGGATAATTTCGAAATATCAGCGGAAATGCCTTCTGAAGGAAAACTAATAATAAAATCGATATAA